One region of Arthrobacter sp. StoSoilB22 genomic DNA includes:
- a CDS encoding inositol monophosphatase family protein, with protein MTTGRHTATELDPSLDDYQLASALVREAGQLALLMRMGGLQGERKTSVSDVVTAADHAAEAYVLEQLRRCRPQDGILGEEGASVAGTSGRTWVIDPVDGTYNFLHGSTYWCSAIALKRDDADHGGHPVADPEVLLGAIYQPELDKLWLGGPDRPSTLNDEPISGFGDLPVSQISAATYIHPTWLADPRAAMPWHAAAVSAASLRMFGSGSCDLGRVADGELGCWFQHSCPEWDWLPGKAIVRAAGGDTAVVQVNGLNWFVAGGPTAVRELSAALTSVPQFA; from the coding sequence ATGACCACTGGCAGGCACACAGCAACTGAACTCGATCCATCACTGGATGACTACCAACTGGCCAGCGCCCTGGTTCGCGAAGCAGGCCAGCTGGCGCTGCTCATGCGGATGGGCGGGCTACAGGGTGAACGCAAGACCTCAGTGTCCGACGTCGTAACTGCGGCCGATCACGCAGCTGAGGCTTACGTCCTGGAACAGTTGCGGCGCTGCCGTCCCCAGGATGGCATTCTGGGCGAGGAGGGGGCCTCCGTTGCCGGCACGAGCGGCCGGACCTGGGTGATCGACCCCGTGGACGGCACCTACAATTTCCTGCACGGCTCCACGTACTGGTGCTCGGCCATCGCCCTTAAGCGCGATGATGCAGACCACGGCGGTCACCCGGTTGCCGATCCCGAGGTGCTGCTGGGGGCCATCTATCAGCCCGAACTGGACAAGCTCTGGCTTGGCGGCCCGGATCGCCCTTCCACGCTGAACGACGAGCCGATTTCCGGTTTCGGTGACCTCCCCGTGAGCCAAATCTCCGCCGCCACCTACATCCATCCCACCTGGCTGGCGGACCCCCGCGCAGCAATGCCGTGGCACGCGGCTGCAGTTTCCGCGGCATCACTGCGCATGTTCGGCTCAGGTTCCTGCGACCTCGGCAGGGTTGCTGACGGGGAGCTCGGTTGCTGGTTCCAGCACAGTTGCCCGGAATGGGACTGGCTTCCCGGCAAAGCGATCGTCCGCGCGGCCGGCGGGGACACCGCCGTCGTGCAGGTCAACGGACTGAACTGGTTCGTGGCAGGAGGCCCGACGGCGGTCCGTGAGTTGAGCGCTGCCCTCACCTCTGTTCCCCAATTTGCGTAG
- the pcrA gene encoding DNA helicase PcrA → MDMLFDPYADGPFKAGTKAALKAAPELSPSGGGSSGPRLQEGAGESKDLPGQGAPGGWDHHGTHGLPTADALLQGLNPQQEEAVKHAGSPLLIVAGAGSGKTRVLSNRIAYLIATKRAHHGEILAITFTNKAAAEMRERIEALVGPRAKGMWISTFHSSCVRILRREAANVGLNSNFSIYDSADSLRLITLVAKNLDLDPKKFAPKAIQHKISALKNELIDADSYVSSANHNDPFESAVAEVFKGYTQRLRQANAMDFDDLIAETVYMFRAFPALAESYRRRFRHVLVDEYQDTNHAQYALVREIVGLGTDTDVAPSELTVVGDSDQSIYAFRGADIRNIVEFEADYPNARTIKLEQNYRSTQNILSAANSVISRNPNRQEKRLWTAEGDGEKIVGYVGENEHDEAQFIAKEIDRLQDEDGLRPGDVAIFYRTNAQSRSIEDVLVRVGLPYKVVGGTRFYERKEIKDALAYLRVLVNPDDDVNLRRVLNEPKRGIGDRAEGAVAALAERERTSFMAAARRADQAPGMATRSVNAVLGFVKLLDDLAEVASGSGAAAALEAVLEQTGYLAGLRASNDPQDESRVENLAELVAVVREYERDNPDGSLGEFLEQVSLVADADQIPDAPGADIDAAVAEAKRMGVVTLMTLHTAKGLEFPVVFLTGMEHGIFPHQRSATDPKELAEERRLAYVGLTRARKRLYVTRSEVRSMWGQSQYNPASQFLEEIPSELVEWKREGMSRQAAGGWGSAPIGSNRYGGSFWGAGTSRGAAASPTAGFDADVPAAVVRNRVQPQKEVISVVAGDKVNHTSFGNGVVLGIEGSGDKTVAKVKFDVGEKRLLLRYAPLTKLDA, encoded by the coding sequence ATGGATATGTTGTTTGACCCCTACGCAGACGGACCCTTCAAAGCAGGCACCAAAGCCGCACTCAAGGCTGCCCCGGAGCTTTCCCCCTCCGGCGGTGGCTCCTCCGGGCCCCGCCTTCAGGAAGGCGCCGGCGAGTCAAAAGACCTTCCGGGCCAGGGTGCACCGGGAGGGTGGGACCACCACGGAACCCACGGCTTACCCACTGCCGATGCCCTGCTCCAGGGACTGAATCCACAGCAGGAAGAAGCTGTGAAACACGCCGGAAGCCCCCTGCTGATCGTTGCAGGCGCGGGCTCCGGCAAGACCCGTGTGCTCAGTAACAGGATCGCCTACCTCATTGCCACCAAGCGTGCCCATCACGGCGAAATCCTGGCCATCACCTTCACTAACAAAGCGGCGGCCGAAATGCGGGAACGCATCGAAGCCCTGGTGGGACCCCGGGCCAAGGGCATGTGGATCTCCACCTTCCACTCGTCCTGCGTACGTATCCTGCGCCGGGAAGCGGCCAACGTGGGCCTGAATTCCAACTTCTCCATTTACGACTCCGCTGATTCATTGCGCCTGATCACCCTGGTGGCCAAGAACCTGGACCTCGATCCCAAGAAGTTTGCTCCAAAGGCCATCCAACACAAGATTTCCGCGCTCAAGAACGAGCTCATCGATGCCGACTCCTACGTGTCCTCGGCAAACCATAACGACCCCTTTGAAAGCGCCGTTGCAGAGGTCTTCAAGGGCTACACGCAGCGTCTCCGGCAAGCCAACGCCATGGACTTCGATGACCTCATCGCCGAAACCGTGTACATGTTCAGGGCCTTCCCGGCGCTCGCGGAATCCTACCGGCGCCGTTTCCGGCACGTGTTGGTTGACGAGTACCAGGACACCAACCACGCCCAGTACGCACTGGTCAGGGAAATCGTGGGTTTGGGAACGGATACGGACGTTGCGCCCAGCGAACTGACTGTGGTGGGCGATTCCGATCAGTCCATTTATGCCTTCCGCGGCGCGGACATCCGCAACATCGTGGAGTTCGAGGCCGACTATCCGAACGCCCGCACCATCAAACTTGAGCAGAATTACCGCTCCACACAGAACATCCTCAGCGCCGCCAACTCGGTGATTTCCCGTAACCCGAACCGCCAGGAAAAGCGTTTGTGGACAGCGGAGGGCGACGGCGAGAAAATCGTTGGCTACGTGGGGGAGAACGAACACGACGAAGCCCAGTTCATTGCCAAGGAAATCGACCGCCTGCAGGACGAGGACGGCTTGCGTCCCGGCGACGTCGCCATCTTCTACCGCACCAACGCGCAGTCACGCTCCATTGAGGATGTGCTGGTCCGGGTGGGCTTGCCCTACAAAGTGGTGGGCGGTACGCGCTTCTATGAGCGCAAGGAAATCAAGGATGCCCTGGCGTACTTGCGCGTCCTGGTGAACCCGGACGACGACGTCAACCTCCGCCGCGTATTGAACGAACCCAAGCGCGGGATCGGTGATCGCGCCGAGGGTGCAGTTGCCGCTTTGGCGGAGCGGGAACGCACGTCATTCATGGCCGCTGCACGTCGCGCCGACCAAGCTCCCGGAATGGCAACCCGCTCGGTCAACGCCGTCCTGGGCTTCGTGAAGCTGCTGGATGACCTCGCCGAGGTGGCGTCCGGCTCCGGCGCCGCTGCTGCCCTCGAAGCCGTCCTTGAACAGACCGGTTACCTGGCGGGCCTGCGCGCCAGCAACGACCCCCAGGACGAATCCCGCGTGGAGAACCTTGCCGAACTGGTGGCCGTGGTCCGGGAGTACGAGCGCGATAATCCGGACGGGTCCCTCGGCGAGTTCCTGGAGCAGGTCTCCTTGGTGGCAGACGCCGACCAGATCCCCGATGCCCCTGGTGCGGACATTGATGCCGCGGTGGCTGAGGCCAAGAGGATGGGCGTTGTCACGCTCATGACCCTGCACACAGCCAAGGGCCTGGAGTTCCCGGTGGTCTTCCTCACCGGCATGGAGCACGGTATCTTCCCGCATCAGCGCTCGGCAACGGACCCCAAGGAGCTAGCGGAGGAACGCCGCCTGGCCTACGTGGGCCTGACCCGTGCCCGCAAGCGCCTTTATGTCACGCGCTCTGAGGTTCGCAGCATGTGGGGCCAGAGCCAGTACAACCCCGCCAGCCAGTTCCTGGAAGAGATTCCCTCCGAACTTGTGGAGTGGAAGCGCGAAGGAATGAGTCGCCAGGCCGCAGGTGGCTGGGGGAGCGCCCCCATCGGGTCCAACCGCTACGGTGGTTCGTTCTGGGGTGCGGGCACATCCCGCGGTGCTGCCGCCAGCCCAACCGCAGGGTTCGACGCCGACGTCCCGGCCGCCGTCGTACGCAACAGGGTCCAGCCGCAAAAGGAAGTTATTTCCGTGGTGGCGGGGGACAAGGTCAACCACACAAGCTTCGGCAACGGAGTGGTCTTGGGCATCGAGGGTTCGGGGGACAAGACGGTGGCGAAGGTGAAGTTCGACGTCGGCGAAAAGCGACTTCTCTTGCGGTATGCGCCCCTGACCAAGTTGGATGCGTGA
- the sucC gene encoding ADP-forming succinate--CoA ligase subunit beta encodes MDLFEYQARDMFEAHGVPVLAGIVAHTPEEAKAAAEKIGGVTVVKAQVKVGGRGKAGGVKVAKTAEEALEHSTNILGMDIKGHTVNKVMIAQGADIAEEFYFSVLLDRANRNYLAMCSVEGGMEIEQLAVERPEALAKIAIDPAVGIDQAKADEIVAAAGFAEELRGKVADVILKLWDVFKKEDATLVEVNPLVRTGAGEIVALDGKVSLDENADFRHVHHATLEDKDAADPLEAKAKAQDLNYVKLDGEVGIIGNGAGLVMSTLDVVAYAGENHGNVKPANFLDIGGGASAEVMANGLDVILGDSQVKSVFVNVFGGITACDAVAKGIVGALAELGSSANKPLVVRLDGNNVEEGRRILTEANHPLVTLAATMDEGADKAAELANAAK; translated from the coding sequence GTGGACCTGTTTGAATATCAGGCGCGCGATATGTTCGAAGCGCACGGTGTACCCGTGCTCGCCGGCATCGTGGCGCACACTCCTGAAGAAGCAAAGGCAGCTGCCGAGAAGATCGGCGGCGTAACTGTCGTCAAGGCACAGGTTAAGGTTGGTGGCCGCGGCAAGGCTGGCGGCGTCAAGGTTGCCAAGACTGCCGAAGAGGCACTTGAGCACTCCACCAACATCCTGGGCATGGACATCAAGGGCCACACCGTCAACAAGGTGATGATCGCCCAGGGTGCTGACATCGCCGAAGAGTTCTACTTCTCGGTCCTCCTGGACCGCGCCAACCGCAACTACCTGGCCATGTGCTCGGTTGAGGGCGGCATGGAGATCGAGCAGCTTGCCGTGGAGCGTCCCGAGGCCCTGGCCAAGATCGCCATCGACCCCGCAGTGGGCATCGACCAGGCCAAGGCTGACGAGATCGTCGCCGCTGCAGGTTTCGCTGAAGAACTGCGCGGCAAAGTGGCCGACGTCATTCTGAAGCTCTGGGACGTCTTCAAGAAGGAAGACGCAACCCTGGTTGAGGTCAACCCGCTGGTCCGCACCGGCGCCGGCGAGATCGTTGCCCTCGACGGCAAGGTCTCCCTGGATGAGAACGCTGACTTCCGCCACGTGCACCACGCCACGTTGGAAGACAAGGATGCAGCTGACCCGCTGGAGGCCAAGGCCAAGGCCCAGGACCTCAACTACGTCAAGCTGGACGGCGAAGTAGGCATCATCGGCAACGGCGCCGGTCTTGTGATGTCCACCCTCGACGTCGTTGCATACGCCGGCGAGAACCACGGCAACGTCAAGCCCGCCAACTTCCTGGACATCGGCGGTGGAGCTTCCGCCGAGGTCATGGCCAACGGCCTCGACGTCATCCTGGGCGACTCCCAGGTCAAGAGCGTGTTCGTGAACGTCTTCGGTGGCATCACCGCCTGTGACGCCGTTGCCAAGGGCATCGTCGGCGCACTGGCTGAGCTGGGTTCCTCCGCGAACAAGCCGCTGGTAGTTCGCCTCGACGGCAACAACGTTGAGGAAGGCCGCCGCATCCTGACCGAGGCCAACCACCCGCTGGTTACCCTGGCCGCCACCATGGACGAGGGCGCCGACAAGGCCGCCGAGCTCGCCAACGCAGCTAAGTAA
- the sucD gene encoding succinate--CoA ligase subunit alpha, with the protein MSIYLNKDSKVIVQGITGGEGTKHTALMLKAGTNIVGGVNARKAGTTVLHGDKEINVFGTVKEAIAETGADVSIVFVPPAFTKDAVVEAIEAGIGLVVVITEGVPVQDSAEFWALAQSKVDADGKQITRIIGPNCPGIITPGEALVGITPANITGKGPIGLVSKSGTLTYQMMYELRDLGFSTAIGIGGDPIIGTTHIDALAAFEADPETKAIVMIGEIGGDAEERAADFIKANVTKPVVGYVAGFTAPEGKTMGHAGAIVSGSAGTAQAKKEALEAAGVKVGKTPSETATLLREVYATL; encoded by the coding sequence ATGTCTATCTACCTCAACAAGGACTCCAAAGTCATCGTTCAGGGCATCACCGGCGGCGAGGGCACCAAGCACACCGCCCTCATGCTCAAGGCCGGCACCAACATTGTTGGTGGCGTCAACGCCCGCAAGGCCGGCACCACGGTCCTGCACGGCGATAAGGAAATCAACGTCTTCGGCACCGTCAAGGAAGCCATCGCTGAAACCGGCGCTGACGTCTCCATCGTCTTCGTACCCCCGGCATTCACCAAGGACGCCGTAGTTGAAGCCATCGAAGCCGGCATCGGCCTGGTAGTTGTCATCACCGAAGGCGTTCCTGTTCAGGACTCCGCCGAATTCTGGGCTCTCGCCCAGTCCAAGGTTGACGCTGACGGCAAGCAGATCACCCGCATCATCGGACCGAACTGCCCCGGCATCATCACCCCCGGCGAAGCACTGGTTGGTATCACCCCGGCGAACATCACGGGCAAGGGCCCCATCGGCCTGGTGTCCAAGTCCGGTACCTTGACCTACCAGATGATGTACGAACTCCGCGACCTCGGCTTCTCCACCGCGATCGGCATCGGTGGCGACCCCATCATCGGCACCACGCACATCGACGCCCTGGCTGCGTTCGAGGCTGATCCGGAGACCAAGGCAATCGTCATGATCGGCGAAATCGGTGGCGACGCTGAAGAGCGCGCAGCCGACTTCATCAAGGCCAACGTCACCAAGCCGGTTGTTGGCTACGTTGCAGGCTTCACCGCTCCGGAGGGCAAGACCATGGGCCACGCAGGCGCCATCGTCTCCGGCTCTGCAGGAACGGCACAGGCCAAGAAGGAAGCTCTCGAAGCTGCAGGCGTGAAGGTCGGCAAGACGCCGTCCGAAACCGCCACGCTGCTGCGCGAAGTTTACGCAACGCTCTAG